In Persicimonas caeni, a single window of DNA contains:
- a CDS encoding flagellar basal body L-ring protein FlgH, whose product MLTKNQEPRTKNRHNVAKSLLQTVAVRSLLAGALLAAGCANEPSHIDGYKPKSRDYQMPVQPEQAQGGRTDGSLWSANELSNYLYADQRALRVGDVLTVEVEEYADARRDANTRIDRKTEINANIASFLGAMAKLQKLDADIDPEELIAAGSEIDYESRGETGRSEQLTATVQVIVKKTLPNGNLFVEGHRVILVNDEEHHFYVSGVARPHDIDEQNEISSTKLADAEIEFTGRGVLSEQQKPGVFTRFFGWIWPF is encoded by the coding sequence ATGCTCACCAAGAACCAAGAACCAAGAACCAAGAACCGCCACAACGTGGCCAAGTCGCTGCTGCAAACCGTAGCTGTTCGATCCCTCTTGGCCGGTGCGTTGCTCGCAGCAGGCTGCGCCAACGAGCCGAGTCATATCGACGGGTACAAGCCCAAGTCGCGTGACTACCAGATGCCCGTGCAGCCCGAGCAGGCCCAAGGCGGGCGCACCGACGGGTCGCTGTGGAGCGCGAACGAGCTGTCGAATTACCTGTACGCCGACCAGCGCGCGCTGCGTGTGGGCGACGTGCTCACCGTCGAGGTCGAGGAGTACGCCGACGCTCGCCGCGACGCGAATACCCGCATCGACCGCAAGACCGAGATCAACGCCAATATCGCCTCGTTTCTGGGGGCGATGGCCAAGCTGCAGAAGCTCGACGCCGACATCGACCCCGAAGAGCTCATCGCCGCCGGCTCCGAGATCGACTACGAGAGCCGCGGCGAGACGGGACGCAGCGAGCAGTTGACCGCGACGGTGCAGGTGATCGTCAAGAAGACGCTGCCCAACGGCAACCTGTTCGTCGAGGGACACCGCGTCATCCTGGTCAACGACGAGGAACATCACTTCTACGTGAGCGGTGTGGCCCGGCCGCACGATATCGACGAGCAGAACGAGATCAGCTCGACGAAGTTGGCCGACGCCGAGATCGAGTTTACCGGCCGCGGCGTGCTCTCGGAGCAGCAAAAGCCGGGTGTGTTTACGCGGTTCTTTGGGTGGATTTGGCCGTTTTAG
- the flgA gene encoding flagellar basal body P-ring formation chaperone FlgA — protein MERDRGRGLLYLLPLVLLALTAWTPRAQADSQPLKQQLEDAVQAALPWKGATVEVGKIRVVGKMPAGDYRLELDERRLRRRVRARLVSSESARGAWVQAPVTIEVPVLVADADIDADAAVGSMVRVEPKTLDGLPHGFVTDTGELDHKIARRRIKAGQVITASLLEEPVAVERNQIVTILVRRGAVKITDRGVALQSGKRGDTVRVRSASSNAVVNAIARSNALVEVP, from the coding sequence ATGGAGAGGGACCGAGGGAGAGGCCTTCTTTACCTCCTCCCGCTCGTCTTACTCGCGCTGACCGCCTGGACTCCCCGTGCCCAGGCCGACTCGCAGCCGCTCAAACAGCAGCTCGAAGACGCCGTCCAGGCCGCGCTTCCGTGGAAGGGCGCCACCGTCGAGGTCGGCAAGATTCGCGTCGTGGGCAAGATGCCCGCCGGCGACTATCGCCTCGAGCTCGACGAGCGGCGCTTGCGTCGCCGCGTCCGCGCTCGACTCGTCTCTTCGGAGAGCGCTCGTGGGGCGTGGGTCCAGGCGCCGGTGACCATCGAGGTCCCCGTGCTGGTGGCCGACGCCGACATCGACGCCGACGCCGCGGTCGGCTCCATGGTGCGCGTGGAGCCCAAAACACTCGACGGGCTCCCCCACGGCTTCGTCACCGACACGGGCGAGCTCGACCACAAGATCGCGCGCCGGCGCATCAAGGCCGGCCAGGTGATCACTGCCAGCCTGCTCGAAGAGCCGGTGGCCGTGGAGCGCAACCAGATCGTGACGATTCTGGTGCGTCGCGGCGCGGTCAAGATCACCGACCGCGGCGTCGCCCTGCAGAGCGGCAAGCGCGGCGACACCGTGCGCGTGCGCAGCGCCTCTTCCAACGCCGTCGTCAACGCCATTGCCCGCTCCAACGCCCTCGTCGAGGTCCCCTGA